A genomic segment from Perognathus longimembris pacificus isolate PPM17 chromosome 15, ASM2315922v1, whole genome shotgun sequence encodes:
- the Skor2 gene encoding SKI family transcriptional corepressor 2 — translation MASSPLPGPNDILLASPSSAFQPDALNQPRPGHANLKPNQVGQVILYGIPIVSLVIDGQERLCLAQISNTLLKNFSYNEIHNRRVALGITCVQCTPVQLEILRRAGAMPISSRRCGMITKREAERLCKSFLGENRPPKLPDNFAFDVSHECAWGCRGSFIPARYNSSRAKCIKCSYCNMYFSPNKFIFHSHRTPDAKYTQPDAANFNSWRRHLKLTDKSPQDELVFAWEDVKAMFNGGSRKRALPQPGAHPACHPLSSVKAAAVAAAAAVAGGGGLLGPHLLGAPPPPPPPPPLAELAGAPHAHHKRPRFDDDEDSLQEAAVVAAASLSAAAASLSVAAASGGAGAAGGGAGGACVTAVGVGAGAGSGAAAGAKGPRSYPVIPVPSKGSFGGVLQKFPGCGGLFPHPYTFPAAAAAFGLCHKKEDAGAAAEALGAAGAGSAGAAPKAGLSGLFWPAGRKDAFYPPFCMFWPPRTPGGLPVPTYLQPPPQPPSALGCALGDSPALLRQAFLDLAEPGSAGGSADAAPPPGQPPPVVANGPGSGPPPPPPPAGGAGARDPLFESPPGGSGGDCSAGSTPPADPAATSGAGAASSGAGPASARVPAPHPAHLLEGRKAGGGGYHHSSAFRPVGGKDDAESLAKLHGASAGAPHSAQAHHHHHHHHHPPHHHHHHHPPQPPSPLLLLPPQPDEPAAERHHPAPPPPPPPPPPLAPQPHHRGLLSPGGTSGSYPSEDSSGDEDDEEEEQEVDVEGHKPPEGEEEEEEGRDPDDDEEEEDEETRVLLGDPLVGGGRFLQGRGLSEKGSRNRAAAAPGAFPLALNNSRLLQEDGKLGDPGGSDLPSLPPPPLAPQKASGGSGSSPSSPVHHPSLEQQPSYKDNQKTKENNQVIVSTKDDNNFSDKNKEHSFFITDSDASGGDFWRERSGEHTQETNSPHSLKKDVENMGKEELQKVLFEQIDLRRRLEQEFQVLKGNTSFPVFNNFQDQMKRELAYREEMVQQLQIIPYAASLIRKEKLGAHLSKS, via the exons ATGGCTTCCAGTCCGCTGCCGGGGCCCAACGACATCCTCCTGGCATCGCCATCGAGCGCCTTCCAGCCCGACGCGCTGAACCAGCCTCGGCCGGGCCACGCCAATCTCAAACCCAACCAGGTGGGCCAGGTGATCCTCTACGGCATTCCCATCGTGTCGCTGGTGATCGATGGGCAGGAGCGCCTGTGCCTGGCACAGATCTCCAACACGCTCCTCAAGAACTTCAGCTATAACGAGATCCACAACCGGCGCGTGGCGCTGGGCATCACGTGCGTGCAGTGCACGCCCGTGCAGCTGGAGATCCTGCGGCGCGCGGGGGCCATGCCCATCTCCTCGCGCCGCTGCGGCATGATCACCAAGCGCGAGGCCGAGCGTCTGTGCAAATCGTTCTTGGGCGAGAACCGGCCGCCGAAGCTGCCCGACAACTTCGCCTTCGACGTGTCGCACGAGTGCGCCTGGGGCTGCCGCGGCAGCTTCATCCCCGCGCGCTACAACAGCTCGCGCGCCAAGTGCATCAAGTGCAGCTACTGCAACATGTACTTCTCGCCCAACAAGTTCATTTTCCACTCCCACCGCACGCCCGACGCCAAGTACACGCAGCCAGACGCGGCCAACTTCAACTCCTGGCGCCGACACCTCAAGCTCACCGACAAGAGCCCTCAGGACGAGCTCGTCTTCGCCTGGGAGGACGTCAAGGCCATGTTCAATGGCGGGAGCCGCAAGCGCGCGCTGCCCCAGCCCGGCGCGCACCCGGCCTGTCACCCGCTCAGCTCCGTCAAGGCCGCGGCCGTGGCCgccgcggcggcggtggcgggagGCGGGGGTCTGCTGGGCCCGCACCTCCTCGGCGCGCCGCCGccacccccgccgccgccgcccctggCCGAGCTGGCGGGCGCGCCGCACGCCCATCACAAGAGGCCGCGCTTCGACGACGACGAGGACTCCCTGCAGGAGGCGGCCGTCGTGGCGGCAGCCAGCCTCTCGGCGGCCGCCGCCAGCCTGTCGGTGGCCGCGGCCTCGGGCGGCGCCGGCGCGGCCGGGGGCGGCGCCGGGGGTGCCTGTGTGACCGCCGTGGGCGTCGGCGCCGGCGCGGGGTCAGGCGCAGCGGCCGGCGCCAAAGGCCCGCGCAGCTACCCGGTCATCCCGGTGCCCAGCAAGGGCTCCTTCGGCGGTGTCCTGCAGAAGTTCCCAGGCTGCGGGGGCCTCTTCCCGCACCCGTACACCttcccggccgccgccgccgcctttgGCTTGTGCCACAAGAAGGAGGACGCCGGCGCCGCCGCCGAGGCCCTGGGGGCAGCGGGCGCCGGGAGCGCGGGGGCCGCGCCCAAGGCCGGGCTGTCCGGCCTCTTCTGGCCCGCAGGCCGCAAGGACGCCTTCTACCCGCCCTTCTGCATGTTCTGGCCGCCGCGGACCCCCGGTGGGCTTCCCGTGCCCACCTACCTGCAGCCCCCGCCGCAACCTCCCTCTGCGCTGGGCTGCGCCCTCGGTGACAGCCCGGCCCTGCTGCGTCAGGCTTTCCTGGACCTGGCGGAGCCCGGGAGTGCGGGCGGGAGCGCGGACGCGGCGCCCCCGCCGGGTCAGCCCCCTCCGGTCGTGGCCAACGGCCCGGGCtccggcccgccgccgccgccgccgccggcgggGGGCGCCGGCGCTCGCGACCCGCTCTTCGAGTCGCCCCCGGGCGGCAGCGGGGGGGACTGCAGCGCGGGATCCACGCCGCCCGCCGACCCCGCGGCGACGTCCGGGGCCGGGGCTGCGTCCTCCGGGGCCGGCCCGGCGAGCGCCCGCGTGCCCGCACCGCACCCCGCACACCTCCTGGAGGGGCGGAAGGCGGGAGGTGGCGGCTACCACCATTCGAGCGCTTTCCGGCCGGTGGGCGGCAAGGACGACGCGGAGAGCCTGGCCAAGCTGCACGGGGCGTCGGCCGGCGCGCCGCACTCGGCCCAagcgcaccaccaccaccaccaccaccaccacccaccgcaccaccaccaccaccaccatcccccgCAGCCGCCgtcgccgctgctgctgctgcccccgCAGCCCGACGAGCCCGCTGCCGAGCGCCACCAcccagccccgccgccgccgcctcccccgccgccgccgctggcCCCGCAGCCGCACCACCGAGGCCTCCTGTCCCCGGGGGGCACCAGCGGCAGCTACCCCAGCGAGGACAGCTCCGGGGACGAGGACGACGAGGAAGAAGAGCAGGAAGTGGACGTGGAGGGCCACAAGCCCCCCGAGggcgaggaagaggaagaggaaggtcgAGACCCTGACgacgacgaggaggaggaagacgaggagACTCGAGTCCTGCTGGGCGACCCCTTGGTGGGGGGCGGCCGCTTCCTCCAGGGCCGAGGGCTGTCGGAGAAGGGGAGCCGGAACCGCGCCGCTGCCGCCCCGGGCGCTTTCCCACTCGCCCTGAACAACTCCCGGCTGCTGCAGGAGGACGGGAAACTGGGTGACCCCGGGGGCTCGGACCTGCCTtcgctcccacccccacccctggcccccCAGAAGGCCAGCGGTGGCAGTGGCAGCAGCCCCAGCAGCCCGGTCCACCATCCATCACTGGAGCAGCAACCCTCCTACAAAGAT AATCAGAAAACGAAGGAAAATAACCAAGTTATTGTATCTACAAAGGATGACAACAACTTTTCAG ATAAGAACAAGGAGCATAGCTTCTTCATCACAGATTCTGACGCTTCTGGAGGAGATTTTTGGAGAGAAAGATCAG gtgAACACACACAAGAAACCAATTCACCTCATTCACTTAAAAAGGATGTAGAAAATATgggaaaag AAGAACTTCAGAAGGTTTTATTTGAACAAATAGATTTACGGAGACGACTAGAACAAGAATTCCAAGTGTTAAAAGGAAATACATCTTTCCCAGTGTTCA ATAACTTTCAGGATCAGATGAAAAGAGAACTAGCTTACAGAGAAGAAATGGTGCAACAGTTACAAATT ATCCCATATGCAGCAAGCTTGATCAGGAAAGAGAAGCTTGGTGCCCATCTCAGCAAAAGCTAA